The Desulfococcus multivorans DNA window GCCGCGCTAGGTATTGCCCAGTCTTCGGTCAGCAAGCATCTCAAAATACTGGAAGAGGCGGGACTGATCTTTTTTTCGAAGGACGGCTTGTGGGTCAATTATCAATTGGCCGACGGCTCGAAAAGCCCCTATGCATCGAGTCTTCTCGGCAACCTTCGCCATTGGCTGGAGGCGGATCCGGAAGTGGTTTGTCTGATGGAACGGCTTCCGGATATCCGTCGTGAAATCATATGCGGCGACTGACGTCTTACGGTCAATATATCGCTATATGACGTAATATAGATTGAAATCGGGTCGTAACCTGTTTTTTCACGGACGATACAGCCGGGTTTTTCCGGCGTCTTGGGGGCCGAAGCCTCGAGCCGATCTGAAAAACTCATGCGAATCGGGTTGACAGCCGCTATGCGGGATCGTAAAAAAAGTAACGTACGTTACGTTCTGCTATTTTTCAATGAGGAGCCCCGATGGCGGTGACGATGGAGGATTCACCGAAAAGGAGTGCCGACCGTAAATATGTCGGCAGAATTTTAGCGGTTCGCGGGAGTGTCGTCGATATCGCCTCCGCGGAGTCCGTACCGCCCATCAACACCTTGTTCCGGGCCGGAGAAAACGACGGCGTATTCATCGAAACGGCCGTTCACCTGGATGAGCATACCTTTCGGGGCATCGCCCTTACTGCAACGGCGGGGCTGGCACGCGGCGACGCGGCGTGGAGTGACGGGGAGACCCTGAAGGTGCCGGTGGGCAAATCCCTCCCCGGCCGCATGTTCAATCTTTTCGGTGTTCCCATCGACGGCAATGAAGCCCCCGAAAACGTCGTCCTTCGCTCCATTCACCGTCAACCCATTGACCTGGCGCGACGCGTAACGACCGAAACGGTTTTTCATACGGGCATCAAGGCCATCGACCTCCTGGCCCCATTGGAGCGCGGCGGGAAGGCGGGCCTGTTCGGAGGCGCCGGGGTTGGAAAGACCGTGGTGATCACGGAACTCATCCACAACATGGTCGGAAAACACAAGGGTATGAGTATCTTCTGCGGTATCGGCGAGCGATGTCGGGAAGGGGAGGAACTCTACCGGGAAATGAACGCAGCCGGCGTCCTGAAGAATACGGTCATGGTATTCGGTCAGATGAACGAACCGCCGGGCGCCCGGTTCAGGGTAGGACATGCGGCCCTGACCATGGCCGAATATTTTCGGGACGATCTGGATCAGGATGTACTGCTCCTCATCGACAATATTTTCCGATTCATCCAGGCAGGCTCGGAATTGTCCGGGCTTCTGGGGCGGCTTCCCTCCCGAATGGGGTATCAGCCGACACTGGCGACGGAGCTGGCCGAGCTGGAGGAGCGGATCGCCAGCACGCGGATGGCCGCCATCACCTCCATTCAGGCGGTGTATGTTCCTGCCGACGATCTCACGGACCCTTCCGCCGTTCATACCTTTTCCCACCTTTCGGCATCCATCGTCCTTTCCCGAAAACGGGCCGGCGAAGGCTTTTATCCGGCCATGGACCCTCTCCAGTCCCGCTCCGCCATGCTGCAGCCGAGGATTGTGGGAAAAGATCACTATGACGTGGCCCGGGAGGTCATCAAAACCCTGGCCGTTTACGAAGAGCTGAAGGACATTATTGCCATGCTGGGGCTCGAAGAACTCTCAAGGGAGGACCGCCGGATTGTGTCCAGGGCAAGGCGCCTGGAGCGTTTTTTGACCCAGCCTTTTTTTACCACTTACCAGTTCACCGGGTACGAGGGCCGTATGGTGGACATAGAAGATACGGTTTCAGGGTGCGCGCGCATCCTCGATGATGAATTCTCTGAGTACCCTGAACAATCGCTCTATATGATTGGATCCATAGATGAGGCCAAAAACAGATGAGGCCAAAAACGCAACAAGAAACGGAAAATGATTGCTTGGTGAATGCCCGTGGAATTGACAATCCATCAGCCGTCCGAAATTTTCCTGAACGATGCGGCCGTCAAGGTCAAGGCCGAGAGCCCGGCAGGGTGTTTCACCCTTTTGCCCCGTCATATCGACATGGCGACAGCGCTGGTTCCCGGGATACTCTCTTATGAAACGCCTGAAGGCCGGGAGGTGTTTGTGGCTTTGATCGGCGGCATTCTGGTCAAACAGGGGAACAGTGTCACCGTTGCTACGCAAATGGCGGTTGAGGGGCCGCTGGGGGACCTGAAAAATGCCGTTGACGTCATGATCCGCGAGGAAGACGACAGAGATCGCAAGACACGTGCGGCCGTGGCCAGGCTGGAAGCGGATTTTGTTCGACGCTTCATGGAGTTCCGCAAAAATGCCTGAAAAATTGACCCGATCATCAAAGGCTTTCATCCACGATGTGGATCGACGGGAAAAACGGAAAATTCATGCACGCCGCAAAAAATCAGACGAAGTCTGGTTTGGCCTGGGGGTGTTCGGATTGGTGGGCTGGTCCGTGGCCGTTCCGGCGGTATTGGGTATTTTTGTCGGCATCTGGATCGACCTGAAATGGCCCGGCCCCCCCTCGTGGACCCTGATGCTGATGCTGATCGGTGTGATCATCGGGTGCATCAACGCGTGGTGCTGGATTTCCCGTCAACGAAACATCATCACTCGGGAGATGAATAATGACGAGGAGTGATCTGCTGCGCTGGGGATTGGCTGCGATGTGGGGCCTGGGGATCGGGGGCTTTTATTTTTACGGCCTCTGGTGGACCCTTGCCGGACTGTCTAAAAGTACGAAACCCGGACGTTGGCTGGCCGTCAGTTACATGGTCCGGGTGAGCGTGGCAATGCTGGGGTTCTGGCTCGTCGTTCGAAACGATCTGATATGCTTTTTCATTACCCTGGCGACATTTTTTCTGATGCGTTTCATCTTGACCCGAACGCTCGGGCCCCCGGAGGGCAATCCCGAAAAATTCATCGGGAGCGAGCAGACCTGAGGAGGGCGATATGGAAATCACCCCGGACACGATCGTCTATTGGTCTTGTGGTCCCTTTACCCTGAACGCGACCCTTCTGTTTACCTGGCTGGTAATGACGGTTATGAGCTTCGGTTCCTGGCTGGTGACGCGACGTCTCACCTCGAGTGTTCGCATTTCACCATGGCAGAACCTGCTGGAATCCATTGTCGCGGGTATGAAACGGCAACTGGACGCGGTGTCGAAAACCAGAACCAGGGAATTGTTTCCGTTTGTGGGGACGCTGTTTTTGTTTATCGCGATCTCCAATCTCCTGTCGGTGGTCCCCGGGTTCAGATCGCCGACGGGATCCCTGTCCACAGCGGCCGCCCTGGCGGTCTGCGTGTTTTTGGCAGTTCCCGTTTTCGGTATTTCAAAGGTGGGCTTCGTCTCCTATCTTTTGAATTATCTGCGGCCTACGCCCTTGATGCTGCCGTTTAACGTCATGGGGGAGTTGAGCCGGACTCTGGCCCTGGCCGTCCGCCTCTTTGGAAACATGATGAGCGGCTCCATGATCGGCGCTATTCTATTGATGATCGCCCCCTTGGTGTTTCCGGTGCTCATGCAGGTGCTGGGGCTTTTGACGGGAATGGTTCAAGCCTATATTTTTGCCGTTCTGGCTGCGATTTACATCAGTGCCGGCATGACGGTGGGAGAGCGGAAGAAAACCACTTGAAAGGAGAGACGGTTATGGACAACCTGGGATGGGTTGCGATCATATCGATTTTAACGGCGGGGATGTGTATGGCTGTCGGCAGCATCGGCCCGGCCATCGGTGAAGCCCGTGCGCTGGTTCAAGCCCTGAATTCCATTGCCCAACAACCTGACGAGACCGGCACGATCACCCGAACGCTGTTCGTGGGCATGGCCATGGTGGAATCGACGGCGATTTACTGTTTTGTGGTCGCCATGATCCTGATTTTCGCCAATCCGTTCTGGACGTACTTCATTTCCGGGATAAAGGGATAGCCTTGCTGTTCGACGGTTTTACGATACTGGCTCAGATCCTGAATTTCGTCATCCTGGTGTT harbors:
- a CDS encoding F0F1 ATP synthase subunit A, producing the protein MEITPDTIVYWSCGPFTLNATLLFTWLVMTVMSFGSWLVTRRLTSSVRISPWQNLLESIVAGMKRQLDAVSKTRTRELFPFVGTLFLFIAISNLLSVVPGFRSPTGSLSTAAALAVCVFLAVPVFGISKVGFVSYLLNYLRPTPLMLPFNVMGELSRTLALAVRLFGNMMSGSMIGAILLMIAPLVFPVLMQVLGLLTGMVQAYIFAVLAAIYISAGMTVGERKKTT
- a CDS encoding F0F1 ATP synthase subunit C, giving the protein MDNLGWVAIISILTAGMCMAVGSIGPAIGEARALVQALNSIAQQPDETGTITRTLFVGMAMVESTAIYCFVVAMILIFANPFWTYFISGIKG
- a CDS encoding ATP synthase epsilon chain, whose translation is MPVELTIHQPSEIFLNDAAVKVKAESPAGCFTLLPRHIDMATALVPGILSYETPEGREVFVALIGGILVKQGNSVTVATQMAVEGPLGDLKNAVDVMIREEDDRDRKTRAAVARLEADFVRRFMEFRKNA
- a CDS encoding ArsR/SmtB family transcription factor, coding for MKEFIKVMKALSDPNRVKMIKLLQRRILCVCEIQAALGIAQSSVSKHLKILEEAGLIFFSKDGLWVNYQLADGSKSPYASSLLGNLRHWLEADPEVVCLMERLPDIRREIICGD
- a CDS encoding AtpZ/AtpI family protein, coding for MPEKLTRSSKAFIHDVDRREKRKIHARRKKSDEVWFGLGVFGLVGWSVAVPAVLGIFVGIWIDLKWPGPPSWTLMLMLIGVIIGCINAWCWISRQRNIITREMNNDEE
- a CDS encoding ATP synthase subunit I; this translates as MTRSDLLRWGLAAMWGLGIGGFYFYGLWWTLAGLSKSTKPGRWLAVSYMVRVSVAMLGFWLVVRNDLICFFITLATFFLMRFILTRTLGPPEGNPEKFIGSEQT